One genomic region from Deinococcus cellulosilyticus NBRC 106333 = KACC 11606 encodes:
- a CDS encoding phage portal protein family protein, which produces MSKKPQIITFDEPSVRSFTEWTPPMVRQALALTFNGHWSQAGLLIDAMLGYGRIQSVLGVRSRALQALDVEFEGAGKTILKHLENDLWNFFPEDTLQEMQTYGWCAGAVLVELEWTSTDGRWIPVIKTWHPSLQRYDTLQKQWYVRQQSGVEVPVTPGDGKWAVFSPGGRRRPWTGALARPLAIPFVAAHYSVSDWGGYNELHGRPMRVGVGASSAPERDAMADDLSGLAGDTAIALPPGYDVKLLEATARTWTSFKDQIDWANFEIAITILGQNTTTEVQSGSLAAAKVHDQVRGDILEADAAYMSTWLHQNILPRYIEFNFGNSPVPWVYWDATPPSDEKTEAEAQKTKAEAMGALADAVTKLRAAGMNPDVDALLEQAGIPVTQPATDPATPEQEAPVKSRSTGRLMALMGTELSPVARGQLYTDHLIGQALKAAGEDTVLAVLSALEETSDFGDFQTRLGMIAASARPGEHAEILEAAQLAAHLAGRLAVIEDA; this is translated from the coding sequence ATGAGCAAGAAACCCCAGATCATCACCTTTGACGAACCCAGCGTTCGCAGTTTCACGGAATGGACCCCTCCGATGGTCCGCCAAGCTCTTGCCCTCACCTTCAATGGGCACTGGAGCCAGGCCGGATTGCTCATCGACGCCATGCTTGGCTATGGTCGGATTCAATCGGTTCTTGGAGTGCGGTCCCGTGCCCTGCAAGCCCTCGATGTGGAGTTTGAAGGGGCAGGCAAAACCATCCTCAAGCATTTGGAGAATGACCTCTGGAATTTCTTCCCAGAAGACACACTGCAGGAAATGCAGACGTATGGCTGGTGTGCTGGAGCGGTGCTGGTGGAACTGGAATGGACCAGCACAGATGGCCGCTGGATTCCAGTCATCAAGACCTGGCATCCTTCCCTGCAAAGATATGACACCCTGCAGAAACAGTGGTATGTCCGGCAACAGTCTGGTGTGGAGGTGCCTGTGACACCTGGAGATGGGAAGTGGGCAGTGTTCAGTCCCGGTGGACGCCGGAGACCCTGGACTGGAGCCCTGGCACGACCTCTGGCAATTCCCTTTGTGGCTGCCCACTACAGTGTTTCAGACTGGGGTGGATACAACGAATTGCACGGGCGACCCATGCGGGTCGGTGTGGGTGCCAGTTCTGCCCCAGAGCGTGACGCGATGGCCGATGACCTGTCTGGACTGGCAGGAGACACAGCCATTGCCCTGCCCCCTGGCTACGACGTGAAACTTCTGGAAGCCACAGCACGGACGTGGACCAGTTTCAAAGACCAGATTGACTGGGCAAACTTCGAAATCGCCATCACAATACTGGGTCAGAACACCACGACTGAAGTGCAGTCCGGGTCTCTGGCTGCAGCGAAGGTGCATGACCAGGTGCGTGGGGACATTCTGGAGGCGGACGCGGCCTACATGAGCACCTGGCTGCACCAGAACATTTTGCCCCGGTACATTGAATTCAATTTTGGGAACAGCCCTGTGCCCTGGGTTTACTGGGATGCAACCCCTCCCAGCGATGAAAAAACCGAAGCGGAAGCCCAGAAGACCAAGGCAGAAGCAATGGGTGCTCTGGCTGATGCAGTGACCAAACTCAGGGCTGCAGGGATGAACCCGGACGTGGATGCCCTTTTGGAACAGGCAGGCATTCCAGTCACTCAGCCTGCCACTGATCCGGCCACACCAGAGCAAGAAGCTCCGGTGAAAAGTCGGTCCACGGGTCGCCTGATGGCCCTGATGGGCACAGAGCTGTCTCCAGTTGCCAGAGGGCAACTCTATACCGACCACCTCATTGGACAGGCTTTAAAAGCCGCTGGAGAAGACACCGTGCTTGCCGTCCTCTCTGCCCTGGAGGAAACCAGTGATTTTGGAGATTTCCAGACCCGACTGGGCATGATCGCTGCATCTGCCCGTCCGGGAGAACACGCTGAGATTCTGGAAGCGGCTCAGCTTGCGGCCCACCTTGCCGGACGCCTGGCCGTCATTGAGGATGCCTGA